In bacterium, a single genomic region encodes these proteins:
- a CDS encoding sigma-54 dependent transcriptional regulator produces the protein MRRKILLVDDEEIFLRPLSRTIVAAGFLVDTAGTAAEALEKLKNGEFDLVISDVRMPGMDGIAFTRALREEYGDLPVILMTAYGSIRTAVDAMKAGAQDYLLKPFEPDEILLHIHRILEIQDLRAADRFRTARNQETFDLRKTLVFESLAMRRLQKEMTGVLPLDTTILLTGETGTGKQLIARAIHYNGPRRDGPLIEVNCAAIPETLFETELFGHARGAFTGAVTDRKGMFQLAHGGTLFLDEIGEMPISLQPKLLTAIQEKKFLRVGGSRQIDVDVRIIAATNKSLEEEVAAGRFRKDLFFRLSVFPIRVPPLRERSEDLPILADFFLRRFARKCGKEIGPLSAEDLSALRAYDWPGNVRELENFIERAVIRAVGDRAEIGTTLGGGGSKPEPADANGEPLFQPDLSFRDAKERVVSSFEIRYIEDALRRAEGKLTEAARLAGMDNKNFSEKMKRHGITLESFKTYPPV, from the coding sequence ATGAGGAGGAAAATCCTCCTGGTGGACGACGAGGAAATCTTCCTCCGCCCGCTCTCGCGCACGATCGTCGCCGCCGGGTTCCTCGTGGACACGGCGGGAACGGCCGCGGAAGCGCTGGAGAAGCTGAAAAACGGCGAGTTCGACCTTGTGATCAGCGATGTCCGGATGCCCGGGATGGACGGGATCGCCTTCACCCGCGCGCTGCGGGAGGAGTACGGCGATCTCCCCGTGATCCTGATGACCGCCTATGGCAGCATCCGGACCGCCGTCGACGCGATGAAGGCCGGAGCGCAGGATTACCTGCTGAAGCCGTTCGAGCCGGACGAGATCCTTCTCCACATCCATCGGATCCTGGAAATCCAGGACTTGAGGGCGGCGGACCGGTTCCGGACGGCACGCAACCAGGAGACGTTCGACCTGCGCAAGACCCTCGTCTTCGAGAGCCTGGCGATGCGGCGGCTCCAGAAGGAGATGACGGGCGTGCTGCCCCTCGACACCACGATCCTCCTGACCGGCGAGACGGGGACGGGGAAACAGTTGATCGCACGGGCGATCCACTACAACGGCCCCCGTCGCGACGGACCGCTGATCGAGGTAAACTGCGCCGCCATCCCCGAGACGCTCTTCGAGACGGAGCTGTTCGGCCATGCCCGCGGGGCATTCACGGGGGCAGTCACCGACCGGAAGGGGATGTTCCAGCTCGCCCATGGCGGGACGCTCTTCCTCGACGAAATCGGCGAGATGCCGATCTCGCTGCAGCCGAAGCTGCTCACGGCGATCCAGGAGAAGAAGTTCCTGCGCGTCGGGGGATCCCGGCAGATCGACGTCGATGTGCGGATCATCGCCGCCACGAACAAGTCCCTCGAGGAGGAGGTGGCCGCGGGCCGCTTCCGAAAGGACCTCTTCTTCCGTCTCTCCGTTTTCCCGATCCGCGTCCCCCCGTTGCGGGAACGATCCGAAGATCTCCCGATCCTCGCGGACTTCTTCCTTCGGCGGTTCGCCCGCAAGTGCGGGAAGGAGATCGGCCCCCTGTCCGCGGAGGACCTTTCCGCGCTTCGAGCGTACGATTGGCCGGGGAACGTGCGGGAACTTGAGAATTTCATCGAGCGCGCCGTCATCCGGGCGGTGGGGGATCGGGCCGAGATCGGGACGACGCTGGGCGGGGGCGGATCGAAGCCGGAGCCGGCGGATGCGAATGGCGAGCCCCTCTTCCAACCGGATCTGTCTTTCCGCGACGCGAAGGAGCGCGTGGTGTCCTCTTTCGAAATACGGTACATCGAGGATGCCCTGCGCCGCGCCGAGGGGAAGCTGACCGAAGCCGCACGACTCGCCGGGATGGATAACAAGAATTTTTCAGAGAAGATGAAGCGCCACGGCATCACCCTCGAATCGTTTAAAACGTACCCTCCCGTCTGA
- a CDS encoding ATP-binding protein — translation MPGPLFEGSFVLAVVTGYLLLLFGIGYLGERKFDALRARGLDRYVYVFSAGVYCTSWTFYGCIGNAAQTGPSFLALFIGPSIFALSWWTVLRKLVRFCRTHNVTSVPDLLSVRYGGTPWLGALATLFLVIGSVPYISLQLRAVAISYDTIAGSPGGGLAAAVDPMLLVALFLTVFALFFGGRYLDFTRPQGGVLTAVATESVIKLVILLAAGAFVCYGVFDGMGEIYTRFLDHPEWKKLTGLSDAAGNGYARWTAYFAIAVIDVFLLPRQFHVFVVQNGDESHIKTAMWMFPLYLLLINLFIIPIAFGGLLLGLPASAGDKFILAIPMLAGNRAMSLLVFLGGFSAATAMVVVSSVALGKMVANNLVIPGILWARKGFHGYGYLLAATRASMLAVILLGYLYARLMSYNAALMEIGIISFVAVAQFGPAVFGGLYWKGGTAGGAVLGICTGFAAWFYTMILPAAVKAGFLDPAILADGPLGVALLRPTDFLAAGIGDPVGNAVFWSLFLNLIGFVAGSLLIVPRRAKVREEIRRSAAAGIGPRDGAPDDGAHYPSLEDIEATVTRYAGREKEREVGEVIREIREIKSRGETREAVIRQMELPVRLERILTGSIGAIAARNVLRDMLPIALADAKTLVASFREMEKDLASTRETVSHKEEEILARERLLASVVHSIDDGIVAFDVKGRITAVNEGSCRLFRRSESAMIGGDFQLLIRDTPYREKQRIVARATYRHGHWRGEVDIVRGDGTQAPGLVSTARITDKGGGAAGFVASFKDLTELKAMQNKMIQSEKLASLGQMAAGVAHEIRTPLGSIKMSTRLLGDGDGGADAAEVIGTIREAVSSMEVIVNELLEYTREIALHLDEYDLAKITRSAIFGLEEDAGRKGVHVDVSTPPDPCTALVDGIRVKQVLTNVVKNAIEAAPVRDGTVLVTLAEQDGGVRITVEDNGPGMTGEELAKVFQPFYTNKAQGVGLGMPIVKRLVELHGGEVRIDSMGGKGTTVIVDLPRYPFAGTGGGQ, via the coding sequence TTGCCGGGGCCGCTGTTCGAGGGGAGCTTTGTCCTTGCCGTCGTGACGGGGTACCTGCTCCTGCTTTTCGGGATCGGGTATCTCGGGGAGCGGAAGTTCGACGCCCTGCGCGCGCGCGGACTCGACCGGTACGTCTACGTATTTTCCGCCGGGGTCTACTGCACCTCCTGGACGTTCTACGGCTGCATCGGGAACGCGGCGCAGACCGGTCCTTCCTTCCTCGCGCTCTTCATCGGTCCCTCGATCTTCGCCCTGTCGTGGTGGACCGTCCTGCGGAAACTGGTCCGGTTCTGCCGCACCCACAACGTGACGTCGGTCCCCGACCTCCTGAGCGTGCGCTACGGCGGGACGCCGTGGCTGGGGGCTCTCGCGACACTCTTCCTCGTGATCGGCAGCGTGCCGTACATCTCCCTGCAACTGCGCGCCGTCGCCATCTCCTACGACACGATCGCGGGATCCCCCGGAGGCGGCCTGGCCGCCGCGGTGGATCCGATGCTCCTCGTCGCCCTGTTCCTCACCGTGTTCGCCCTCTTTTTCGGAGGGCGGTACCTCGATTTCACCCGGCCGCAGGGAGGCGTCCTGACGGCGGTTGCGACGGAGTCCGTGATCAAGCTCGTGATCCTCCTCGCGGCGGGAGCGTTCGTATGCTACGGGGTGTTCGACGGGATGGGGGAGATCTACACGCGTTTCCTGGACCACCCCGAATGGAAGAAACTGACGGGACTGTCTGACGCGGCGGGGAACGGCTACGCGCGGTGGACGGCCTATTTCGCCATCGCCGTGATCGACGTTTTCCTGTTGCCGCGCCAGTTCCACGTGTTCGTCGTGCAGAACGGCGACGAATCGCACATCAAGACGGCGATGTGGATGTTCCCGTTGTACCTGCTCCTGATCAACCTTTTCATCATCCCGATCGCGTTCGGCGGGCTGCTGCTGGGCCTTCCCGCCTCCGCCGGCGACAAGTTCATCCTTGCCATCCCGATGCTCGCAGGGAACCGGGCGATGAGCCTGCTCGTCTTCCTCGGAGGTTTTTCCGCCGCCACGGCGATGGTCGTCGTCTCCTCGGTGGCGCTGGGGAAGATGGTCGCGAACAACCTGGTCATCCCTGGGATCCTGTGGGCCCGGAAGGGGTTCCACGGCTACGGCTACCTGCTCGCCGCCACGCGCGCCTCGATGCTCGCCGTCATCCTCCTCGGGTACCTGTACGCCCGACTGATGTCGTACAACGCGGCGCTGATGGAGATCGGCATCATCTCCTTCGTGGCCGTCGCGCAGTTCGGCCCGGCGGTCTTCGGGGGGCTGTACTGGAAGGGGGGGACCGCGGGCGGGGCGGTTCTCGGCATCTGCACCGGGTTCGCCGCCTGGTTCTACACCATGATCCTTCCCGCGGCGGTGAAAGCCGGTTTCCTCGATCCGGCGATTCTCGCGGATGGACCCCTCGGCGTCGCGCTCCTTCGGCCCACGGACTTTCTGGCCGCCGGGATCGGCGACCCGGTCGGAAACGCCGTATTCTGGAGCCTCTTCCTGAACCTGATCGGGTTCGTCGCCGGTTCCCTGCTCATCGTGCCTCGCCGGGCGAAAGTGCGGGAGGAGATCCGGCGATCCGCCGCCGCGGGGATCGGCCCGCGCGACGGCGCTCCGGACGACGGCGCGCATTACCCGTCCCTCGAGGATATCGAGGCGACGGTGACCCGGTACGCCGGCCGTGAGAAGGAGAGGGAGGTAGGGGAAGTGATCCGCGAGATCCGGGAGATCAAGAGCCGGGGGGAGACCCGCGAGGCGGTCATCCGCCAGATGGAGCTGCCGGTGCGCCTCGAACGGATCCTGACGGGTTCCATCGGGGCGATCGCGGCACGCAATGTCCTTCGGGACATGCTCCCCATCGCGCTGGCCGACGCGAAGACGCTGGTCGCGTCGTTCCGGGAGATGGAAAAGGACCTGGCGTCGACTCGGGAGACGGTCTCCCACAAGGAGGAGGAGATCCTCGCGCGCGAGCGCCTGCTGGCGAGCGTTGTGCACAGCATCGACGACGGGATCGTGGCGTTCGACGTGAAGGGAAGGATCACCGCGGTGAACGAGGGATCGTGCCGCTTGTTTCGGCGTTCGGAAAGCGCCATGATCGGGGGAGATTTCCAGCTTCTCATACGGGACACCCCATACCGCGAGAAGCAGCGGATCGTCGCGCGGGCCACCTATCGCCACGGCCACTGGCGCGGCGAGGTGGACATCGTGCGGGGCGACGGCACGCAGGCGCCGGGGCTCGTCTCCACCGCCCGGATCACCGACAAGGGAGGCGGCGCGGCCGGTTTCGTCGCCTCGTTCAAGGACCTGACCGAGCTGAAGGCGATGCAGAACAAGATGATCCAGAGCGAGAAGCTGGCCTCCCTCGGGCAGATGGCGGCGGGGGTCGCCCACGAGATCCGCACCCCGCTGGGGTCGATCAAGATGAGCACGCGGCTGCTCGGGGACGGGGACGGCGGCGCAGACGCGGCGGAGGTGATCGGTACGATCCGGGAGGCGGTCTCCTCGATGGAGGTGATCGTCAACGAGCTGCTCGAATACACCCGCGAGATCGCGCTGCACCTGGACGAATACGACCTCGCCAAGATCACCCGCTCGGCGATTTTCGGGCTGGAGGAAGATGCAGGGCGCAAAGGTGTCCACGTCGACGTCTCGACGCCCCCGGATCCGTGCACGGCCCTGGTGGACGGAATCCGCGTGAAGCAGGTGCTGACGAACGTCGTGAAAAACGCGATCGAGGCGGCCCCGGTTCGGGACGGCACGGTACTCGTCACGCTTGCGGAGCAGGACGGCGGCGTCCGGATCACCGTGGAGGACAACGGTCCCGGGATGACCGGCGAGGAGCTGGCGAAAGTCTTCCAGCCGTTCTACACGAACAAGGCGCAGGGGGTGGGGCTGGGGATGCCGATCGTGAAGCGTTTGGTGGAGCTGCACGGCGGCGAGGTCCGGATCGATTCCATGGGAGGAAAGGGGACGACGGTCATCGTGGACCTGCCGCGATATCCGTTCGCCGGCACGGGAGGGGGGCAATGA
- a CDS encoding DUF4124 domain-containing protein, translated as MYYQTMKPRKRPSETTTAAVWLFGCMLVFSSLLAPPASADIYRWEDESGVIHFTDDISSIPAKYKGKSREILKTPPEAGRPSLSTTGTPSSPPDPSPSPATSNGEMLDRPVKRQNGDDTLAEKLRAKIDAKERFLRGVDETQSLTTNPYRNRLVSPPDLELYRKYQEELPADRERLKELESRLPPVKEP; from the coding sequence TTGTACTATCAAACGATGAAGCCCCGGAAACGTCCATCGGAAACGACGACCGCGGCCGTCTGGCTGTTCGGGTGCATGCTCGTCTTCTCCTCTCTTCTCGCCCCGCCCGCCTCCGCCGACATCTACCGGTGGGAGGACGAAAGCGGCGTGATCCACTTCACCGACGACATCTCCTCGATTCCCGCAAAATACAAGGGGAAGTCCCGCGAGATCCTGAAAACGCCGCCCGAGGCGGGTCGGCCGTCCCTTTCCACGACGGGCACCCCCTCCTCGCCGCCGGACCCATCCCCTTCCCCGGCGACGTCGAATGGAGAGATGCTGGACCGCCCGGTGAAACGGCAGAACGGCGACGACACGCTGGCCGAGAAGCTCCGCGCGAAGATCGATGCGAAGGAGCGGTTCCTTCGCGGCGTGGACGAGACCCAGTCCCTCACGACCAACCCGTACCGGAACCGCCTCGTCTCCCCCCCGGACCTCGAGTTGTACCGCAAGTACCAGGAAGAGCTCCCCGCCGACCGGGAGCGCCTGAAAGAACTCGAGTCCCGCCTCCCCCCCGTCAAGGAACCGTAA
- a CDS encoding RluA family pseudouridine synthase gives MITFQTLAVPIEAAGARLDRFLRDRFPGVPSRSVRFAIEGGAVRVGGFTSPKGRILREGDTVTVGALAEESDWLPVPSDLPGASVVHEDSHVAVLCKPHDAHTEPQRPLESGTLAGFLRLLHPEVAEFARVPGLTLLTRLDFSTSGAVPAALTAQAWTFLRHEREMGAIRKRYLCLVEGDVSEPIPIDYTIDSGGGGTVRVRKESADPDPCRWTWIEPVRSAGAGRTLVRATISRGKRHQIRAHLAAAGHPIVGDRRYAAVPPEGPGKVRLMLHAEEVTFRHPATGEPLRVVCPPPECFTVP, from the coding sequence ATGATCACCTTCCAGACCCTCGCGGTCCCGATAGAGGCGGCAGGGGCCCGTCTCGACCGGTTCCTGCGGGACCGGTTCCCGGGAGTCCCCTCGCGCAGCGTTCGGTTCGCCATCGAGGGCGGGGCGGTCCGGGTCGGTGGCTTCACCTCCCCCAAGGGGCGCATTCTTCGCGAGGGGGATACTGTCACCGTGGGCGCCCTCGCGGAGGAATCGGACTGGCTTCCCGTCCCTTCCGATCTTCCCGGGGCGTCCGTCGTCCACGAAGACTCCCACGTCGCCGTCCTGTGCAAGCCGCATGACGCCCACACCGAGCCCCAGCGGCCGCTCGAATCGGGGACGCTCGCCGGCTTCCTGAGGCTTCTTCACCCGGAGGTGGCCGAATTCGCCCGGGTCCCCGGCCTCACGCTGCTCACGCGCCTTGATTTCTCCACCAGCGGGGCGGTTCCGGCGGCGCTCACGGCGCAGGCATGGACATTTCTGCGGCACGAGCGGGAGATGGGGGCCATCCGGAAGCGATACCTTTGCCTTGTGGAGGGGGACGTGTCCGAACCGATCCCCATCGACTACACGATCGATTCGGGCGGTGGAGGAACCGTCCGGGTGCGGAAGGAATCGGCCGACCCGGACCCGTGCCGCTGGACCTGGATCGAGCCGGTGAGGAGCGCGGGGGCCGGCCGCACACTGGTACGGGCGACGATCTCGCGCGGCAAGCGCCACCAGATCCGCGCGCACCTGGCCGCGGCCGGACATCCGATCGTGGGAGACCGCCGATACGCCGCCGTCCCCCCGGAGGGTCCTGGAAAGGTGCGGTTGATGCTTCACGCAGAGGAGGTGACGTTCCGACATCCCGCCACGGGCGAACCGTTGCGGGTCGTCTGCCCGCCGCCGGAGTGCTTTACGGTTCCTTGA
- a CDS encoding universal stress protein: protein MYEKILVPLDGSTLAERAVRHAQEIARGSQAEILLLQAVNLPMPVVPEAILIPDAKWLDEAKKDAARYLDGIAAPLLEAGMRVRTIVDERPPADAILHIATREKADLIVMSTHGRGGLGRMLMGSVAESVFHATSRTVMLVKPEPLPAGTAKDEVRHLQAP, encoded by the coding sequence ATGTATGAGAAGATCCTGGTCCCGCTGGACGGTTCCACCCTCGCGGAGCGGGCGGTCCGGCACGCGCAGGAGATCGCCCGGGGATCGCAGGCCGAAATCCTCCTGCTGCAGGCCGTCAACCTCCCCATGCCGGTCGTCCCCGAGGCCATCCTGATCCCCGACGCCAAGTGGCTCGACGAGGCGAAGAAGGATGCCGCCAGGTACCTCGACGGGATCGCCGCGCCGCTGCTCGAGGCGGGAATGCGTGTCCGCACGATCGTCGACGAGCGCCCCCCCGCGGACGCGATCCTTCACATCGCCACGCGCGAGAAGGCCGACTTGATCGTCATGAGCACGCATGGCCGGGGAGGTTTGGGCCGCATGCTGATGGGGAGCGTCGCCGAGAGCGTCTTCCACGCCACTTCCCGCACGGTGATGCTCGTCAAGCCGGAACCGCTCCCGGCCGGCACGGCGAAGGACGAGGTCCGTCATCTTCAAGCCCCTTAG
- a CDS encoding peptidylprolyl isomerase has protein sequence MRKLLVVTGIVLLCCGIAFGAETARKGGKPMVVLETSLGVIKVELYPDKAPISVKNFLTYVKEGHYDGLIFHRVIREFMVQGGGFTKEMRERGSKHPPIKNEAANGLSNDRGTLAMARTSVVDSATAQFFINVVNNDFLNHRAKTPQGYGYAVFGKVIEGMDVVDKIRAVPTGNAGMYQDVPLQPVTIVKASVLQEK, from the coding sequence ATGCGAAAACTGCTCGTGGTCACGGGGATCGTTCTCCTCTGCTGCGGGATCGCCTTCGGCGCCGAAACCGCCCGCAAAGGAGGCAAGCCCATGGTAGTCCTCGAAACGAGCCTTGGTGTGATCAAGGTCGAATTGTACCCCGACAAGGCGCCGATTTCCGTGAAGAACTTCCTCACCTACGTCAAGGAGGGGCATTACGACGGGTTGATCTTTCACCGCGTGATCCGCGAATTCATGGTCCAGGGCGGCGGGTTCACGAAGGAGATGCGGGAGCGGGGATCGAAGCACCCGCCGATCAAGAACGAGGCGGCCAACGGTCTTTCGAACGACCGCGGCACGCTCGCGATGGCCCGGACCTCGGTCGTCGACTCCGCGACGGCGCAATTTTTCATCAACGTGGTGAACAACGATTTCCTCAACCACCGCGCCAAGACTCCGCAAGGGTACGGCTACGCCGTCTTCGGAAAGGTCATCGAGGGGATGGACGTCGTGGACAAGATTCGCGCCGTGCCCACGGGGAATGCGGGCATGTACCAAGACGTTCCCCTGCAGCCCGTCACCATCGTCAAGGCGTCGGTCCTTCAGGAGAAATAG
- a CDS encoding TolC family protein: protein MVRFLVSLLSLGALAIPGLAFAETARLSVSDAVRIAVEQNLGLQVATYSPAIAETGIRKARAIYDPLLSALADHQGSNLQVTSQSSFVDRQRIFHFDTSISQLLPSGATTSLSFNNFWSKDNMGLPTSRFARPQLSLSFSQPLLQGRGREVTERGITTADDATNSALADWTQQALNTAAGARNQYLVLVKAREGLTTQQASLALAREVQSQNEARVSAGVLASYQLQESRLGVLQAQKNLLDAERAEKDAHDQLRTTLHLQAGTVIETTTPPPPETPEVSESDALRTAMLRRPDIVKARVAVNTAEFNEKVSRNLALPSLALQGSSGITGLDTSYGDAFADMGSAKYSNWSVGLSFSVPIGNNSARADVAANRLIASQARTQLAAIEESATLDVRTALRALTSAQEQIGVTEQGVTTAEALMASYLKRQKLGLATTKDVLDVSASLTQARQNYTAARADYQSAFTNLWKATGELLDRQGIQLKGNSTASRERKGTP, encoded by the coding sequence ATGGTACGTTTCCTGGTCTCGCTTCTCTCCCTCGGGGCCCTCGCGATTCCCGGGCTCGCGTTCGCGGAAACGGCACGTCTTTCCGTCAGCGACGCCGTACGGATCGCGGTGGAGCAGAACCTGGGTCTACAGGTGGCGACCTATTCCCCCGCCATCGCCGAAACCGGGATACGGAAGGCGCGCGCGATCTACGATCCTCTCCTTTCGGCCCTGGCCGACCACCAGGGATCGAACCTGCAAGTGACCTCGCAATCGTCCTTTGTCGACCGTCAACGCATTTTCCACTTTGACACGTCGATCTCGCAGCTGCTCCCCTCGGGAGCCACGACGTCTCTCTCCTTCAACAATTTCTGGTCCAAGGACAACATGGGCCTTCCGACTTCCCGTTTCGCCCGGCCGCAACTGTCCCTGTCGTTCTCCCAGCCGCTCCTCCAGGGTCGGGGACGTGAGGTGACGGAGCGCGGCATCACCACGGCGGACGACGCGACGAATTCCGCCCTCGCGGATTGGACCCAACAGGCGCTGAACACCGCCGCGGGCGCGAGGAATCAGTACCTGGTCCTCGTGAAAGCGCGGGAGGGCCTCACGACGCAGCAGGCGTCCCTGGCCCTCGCCCGGGAGGTCCAGTCGCAGAACGAGGCAAGGGTTTCGGCCGGAGTGCTCGCCTCCTACCAGTTGCAGGAATCCCGGCTGGGGGTGCTCCAGGCACAGAAAAACCTCCTGGATGCGGAGCGCGCGGAGAAGGACGCCCACGACCAACTCCGCACCACACTGCACCTGCAGGCGGGCACGGTCATCGAGACCACGACGCCGCCGCCCCCCGAGACGCCGGAAGTGTCCGAATCCGATGCGCTGCGCACCGCGATGCTTCGACGCCCCGATATCGTGAAGGCGCGCGTTGCCGTCAACACCGCGGAATTCAACGAGAAGGTATCCCGCAACCTCGCCCTTCCCTCCCTTGCGTTGCAGGGAAGCAGCGGGATCACGGGGCTCGACACAAGCTACGGGGACGCGTTCGCCGACATGGGCAGCGCCAAATACTCCAACTGGTCAGTGGGGTTGAGTTTTTCCGTCCCGATCGGGAACAACTCCGCCCGTGCCGACGTCGCGGCGAACCGGCTGATTGCAAGCCAGGCGCGGACCCAGCTCGCGGCGATCGAGGAGTCGGCGACCCTCGACGTCCGGACCGCCCTGCGCGCCCTGACCTCGGCCCAGGAGCAGATCGGAGTGACCGAACAAGGGGTGACGACCGCGGAGGCCCTCATGGCTTCGTATCTGAAACGGCAAAAGCTGGGGCTGGCCACCACCAAGGACGTCCTTGACGTCTCCGCCAGCCTGACGCAGGCCCGGCAGAACTACACGGCGGCGCGCGCGGATTACCAATCCGCGTTCACGAACCTGTGGAAGGCCACCGGGGAACTGCTCGACCGGCAGGGGATCCAGCTGAAGGGAAACAGTACCGCATCCAGGGAACGGAAGGGAACTCCATGA
- a CDS encoding efflux RND transporter periplasmic adaptor subunit, with translation MKKIVIAIVLAAIVAFAGYMFFKKDNGVSQYRTAKVEKGDVVDAIAATGTINAVTTVSVGSQVSGTIQQIFVDFNSRVRKGQVIALIDPRLLEAAVDQARANVNNAKASLEKAQVGVIDTERTNRRNRELVKDGFVAQADVDSSQTAWEQSLAQKRSAEAALQQTKASLQVAETNLEYATIRSPVNGTVISRNVDVGQTVAASFQTPTLFSIAEDLTKMQVDTNVDESDIGRAVVGQNVTFTVDAYPEKTFTGKVEQVRNSPIVTQNVVTYNVVVRVDNRDLLLKPGMTANVSIEVKKFTDVLKIPNAALRYRPSAKAAEADAAGKRKEIGKGKEAGVLRVHVLGKDGKAAAVRVKTGVSNGTFTVLEEGDLKEGDALVIAETQGKKDGGSASPPGMGMGGFR, from the coding sequence ATGAAGAAAATCGTGATCGCGATCGTCCTGGCGGCCATCGTCGCCTTCGCGGGATATATGTTTTTCAAGAAGGACAATGGCGTTTCCCAATATCGGACCGCGAAGGTGGAAAAGGGAGATGTCGTCGACGCCATCGCCGCCACGGGGACCATCAACGCCGTCACTACCGTTTCCGTCGGGAGCCAGGTCTCCGGGACGATCCAGCAGATCTTCGTCGACTTCAACTCGCGCGTGCGCAAGGGGCAGGTGATCGCCCTGATCGACCCCCGACTCCTCGAAGCCGCGGTCGATCAGGCGCGCGCCAACGTCAACAATGCGAAGGCGTCCCTCGAAAAAGCCCAGGTCGGCGTGATCGACACGGAGCGGACGAACCGCCGGAACCGGGAGCTCGTCAAGGACGGCTTCGTCGCCCAGGCGGACGTCGACTCCTCGCAGACCGCCTGGGAACAGTCGCTGGCGCAGAAGAGGAGCGCCGAGGCGGCATTGCAGCAGACCAAGGCATCCTTGCAGGTCGCGGAGACGAATCTCGAATACGCAACGATCCGCTCGCCTGTGAACGGGACCGTCATCTCCCGCAACGTCGACGTGGGGCAGACGGTGGCCGCCTCCTTCCAGACCCCCACGCTGTTCTCCATCGCGGAGGACCTGACGAAGATGCAGGTCGATACGAACGTGGACGAATCGGACATCGGCCGGGCCGTCGTCGGTCAGAACGTGACGTTCACCGTGGACGCGTACCCCGAAAAGACGTTCACGGGAAAAGTGGAACAGGTCCGCAACTCCCCGATCGTGACGCAGAACGTGGTCACGTACAACGTGGTTGTCCGGGTCGACAACCGGGATCTGCTCCTGAAGCCGGGAATGACGGCGAACGTCTCGATCGAGGTGAAAAAATTCACGGATGTCCTCAAGATCCCCAACGCCGCGCTCCGGTATCGCCCGTCGGCGAAGGCGGCAGAGGCCGATGCCGCCGGGAAGCGGAAGGAGATCGGGAAAGGGAAAGAGGCGGGAGTTCTGCGCGTCCATGTCCTCGGGAAAGACGGGAAAGCGGCGGCAGTGCGGGTCAAGACCGGGGTTTCCAACGGGACCTTCACGGTGCTCGAGGAGGGGGACCTGAAGGAGGGAGATGCCCTCGTGATCGCGGAGACGCAGGGGAAGAAGGACGGGGGAAGCGCCTCGCCGCCGGGGATGGGCATGGGAGGGTTCCGATAA
- a CDS encoding ABC transporter ATP-binding protein — MTVDGVAAIEITGLVKTYRLGDVLVEALKGVDLSIHAGEFLAVMGPSGSGKSTLMNILGCLDRPTSGTYRLDGEEVGGLSRDGRAILRRSRLGFVFQGFNLLSRLSAQENVELPMIYDGTPSSDRHERALVALSSVGLSDRANHLPSQLSGGQQQRVAIARAIVNTPALILADEPTGNLDSSTSEEIMGIFQRLNDERGITMVLVTHEPDIALFAKRVIRFLDGRIVEDRPVPDRRRPTAAVEGAG; from the coding sequence ATAACCGTGGACGGCGTCGCGGCGATCGAGATCACCGGCCTCGTCAAGACGTACCGGCTGGGAGACGTGCTTGTGGAGGCGCTGAAGGGAGTGGACCTGTCGATCCACGCCGGGGAATTCCTCGCGGTGATGGGACCTTCCGGGTCGGGGAAGTCGACGCTGATGAACATCCTCGGGTGCCTGGACCGCCCGACGTCGGGGACGTACCGCCTCGACGGGGAAGAAGTGGGGGGACTTTCCCGTGACGGCCGCGCAATCCTTCGCCGGAGCCGGCTCGGGTTCGTCTTCCAGGGATTCAACCTCCTCTCCCGCCTCTCCGCGCAGGAGAACGTCGAGCTGCCGATGATCTACGACGGCACGCCGTCTTCCGATCGGCACGAACGTGCGCTCGTCGCCCTCTCCTCGGTCGGGTTATCCGATCGGGCGAACCACCTGCCGTCGCAGCTTTCCGGCGGCCAGCAGCAGCGCGTGGCGATCGCCCGCGCGATCGTCAACACCCCCGCGCTGATCCTCGCGGACGAACCCACCGGAAACCTCGACTCCTCCACCAGCGAAGAGATCATGGGGATCTTCCAGCGGCTGAACGACGAACGGGGGATCACCATGGTGCTGGTGACCCACGAGCCGGACATCGCCCTCTTCGCGAAGCGGGTGATCCGGTTCCTCGACGGCAGGATCGTCGAGGATCGGCCCGTCCCGGATCGTCGGAGGCCGACGGCCGCGGTGGAGGGCGCGGGATGA